Below is a genomic region from Bartonella harrusi.
ACACCTGAAAACAACAAGCGGATTGGTTACCGAAATAATCAGTCTTCTGTACATTAAAGACTTTGACTCGTTATATGTTACACGCATATAATAGCTTTGTCGGGTGTGGTTATGCTATACAATACCCTTTCGGGGGAAAGGCATAACGACGGGCTTGTTGCCGTGTTTGTTAGCACCCGGCACTCTTTTTGAGTGTCATTAACAAACATTTATCAACAAGGAGTTCATGATGAACACTCTTATTAAAATTACAGAACAAACCATTGATCAAGAAACTGTTCAAACCGTCAATGCACGCGAATTACATATATTTTTGGAAATAGGAAAACGCTTTGCTACTTGGATTACAGATCGTATTCGTCAATATGAATTTGAAGAGGGAAAAGATTTTATAAAAACACAAGATTTGCGGTTCCCAAAATTGGGAAGCACAAAATCTAGGGCTGTTACAGCAATTAACTATCTTATCACTCTAGATATGGCGAAAGAACTTTCTATGGTTGAGAGAAATGAGAAAGGTAAGCAAGCTCGTCGTTACTTTATTGAGTGTGAAAAGAAACTAAGAAACCAAGCTGTTGATTATGATAATGATACACGTTTTTCTTTTCCAAAAGATTGGGAAAAAATGTCCCCTACTAAAAAGGCTGTTTACATTTATGGACCTCTCCATATGCATCTTGTTAAAGCCTTCACATTAGCAGAAGAGAGTAAACATTATAAAACGCTTATTGAAGAAGCCAAACGTGTTTTAGCAAACCCTGTTGCAAAAGGTGCTTAGATTAAAACATAATATCATCTCCTCGTCTTGAAGGGCGGGGAGGTGATAAAAGCTCTATCTATTTTATTAACAACTATGGTCCA
It encodes:
- a CDS encoding antA/AntB antirepressor family protein; translated protein: MNTLIKITEQTIDQETVQTVNARELHIFLEIGKRFATWITDRIRQYEFEEGKDFIKTQDLRFPKLGSTKSRAVTAINYLITLDMAKELSMVERNEKGKQARRYFIECEKKLRNQAVDYDNDTRFSFPKDWEKMSPTKKAVYIYGPLHMHLVKAFTLAEESKHYKTLIEEAKRVLANPVAKGA